Proteins from one Leptonema illini DSM 21528 genomic window:
- a CDS encoding FAS1-like dehydratase domain-containing protein, with protein sequence MTALSKDLVGRKLKSYTVPVERGKIREFCMAIGETNPIYLDPEAARKAGFQDTPIPPTFQTSFQFWGYPEIFDDMRAMGIDTNRLLHMKEEYTYLKPVYPGTNIHAEGEVVDVKTGKMDMVTFKTVFRDDRGEACIEAHMGIVLRPEGT encoded by the coding sequence ATGACAGCGCTCAGCAAAGACCTTGTGGGCAGAAAACTCAAGTCTTATACCGTTCCTGTAGAACGGGGTAAGATCCGGGAATTCTGCATGGCGATCGGTGAAACGAATCCGATCTATCTTGATCCGGAGGCCGCACGCAAAGCGGGATTTCAGGATACTCCCATCCCACCGACATTTCAGACGTCGTTTCAATTCTGGGGTTATCCTGAAATCTTCGATGATATGCGTGCTATGGGTATTGATACGAACCGTCTTCTTCACATGAAAGAAGAGTACACTTACCTGAAGCCGGTTTATCCGGGCACAAACATCCACGCCGAAGGCGAGGTCGTCGACGTGAAAACCGGTAAGATGGACATGGTGACGTTCAAAACGGTATTCCGTGACGACAGAGGCGAAGCGTGCATCGAGGCTCACATGGGCATCGTTCTGCGCCCCGAAGGAACCTGA